In Flavobacterium gelatinilyticum, a genomic segment contains:
- a CDS encoding PD-(D/E)XK nuclease family protein, producing the protein MIDNSFLGKIAKVVIENYSEKLTETTIILPNKRAKVFLIEELKKETNKTIISPNIISIEDFVQDVASIRSIDSIELLFEFYEVYLSVTEKQHQQTFELFANWAKTLLQDFNEIDRYLLEPNHVLSYLKDIEDIKKWGIEVENKTKLLENYIDFWKLLPLYYTSLYEHLLNKGIGYQGLIYREAVNNLNHFSNTISGLNFIFAGFNALNAAEERIVQHLLALDQAKIYWDSDQVFLNDPYHDAGLFVRRFKESWKHYKSHPFEWIVDDFSQSKNIQVIGTPKTIGQAKLAGSIIENLINENPAESLDKVAVVLGEENLLIPVLYSLPSSVGALNITMGYSGKNNPSQILVAKFFKMHTNALSRAGESYVFYYKDVLDILTHPLVEPYANCSHLVRIIKENNYTFITLNKILELNPDPSRMFSLLFQKWDKGSIAVLETISALLLLIKENFSNDNQEEKIAKTFVYAVFKVINKLINYYSQHNHIDNINTLHAIYKQIIDVAEVSFEGEPLRGLQIMGVLESRVLDFETVIVTSMNEGKFPAGKSQNSFIPYDVKKELGLPTFKEKDAIYTYHFYHLLQRAKNIYLVYNTENDGLDAGERSRFITQLEVEKQKNHNLTFDIYNPVLPATAYQPMVIPKSEAVLERLREIAAAGFSPSALTSYIRNPIDFYFQKILRIREVEEVEENIALNTLGTIIHETLKALYEPFIGRFISETDLLNCFKLLDDEVLKQFRLVYKEGEIKKGRNLLAFEVAKRNVFNFLKMELDSLKNGDAVKIIALEQTYQRELEHPGLPFPVLIKGNVDRIELRNGRIRIIDYKTGKVEKTNVVLKSWTGLTQELKNDKIIQVLAYAYMFENEAGDVPVEVGIISFKNLKSGFLPFGFKEEKDMEVIVSKVILKSYLEEIVLLLSEIFNPEIPFEEKI; encoded by the coding sequence TCTTTTTTAGGGAAAATTGCAAAAGTTGTAATCGAAAATTATTCAGAGAAACTTACTGAAACTACGATCATTCTGCCAAATAAAAGAGCAAAGGTTTTTTTAATTGAAGAGCTTAAAAAAGAAACAAATAAAACTATTATTTCTCCAAACATTATAAGTATTGAAGACTTTGTACAGGATGTTGCATCAATACGATCTATAGATTCGATTGAACTGTTGTTTGAGTTTTACGAAGTTTATTTATCTGTAACAGAAAAACAGCATCAGCAGACTTTTGAATTATTTGCCAATTGGGCAAAAACACTGCTTCAGGATTTTAATGAAATTGACCGCTATCTTCTTGAACCAAATCACGTTTTATCTTACCTGAAAGATATTGAGGATATAAAAAAATGGGGAATAGAAGTAGAAAACAAAACAAAACTTCTTGAAAATTATATCGACTTCTGGAAACTGCTTCCGCTTTATTATACTTCCTTATACGAGCATTTACTGAATAAAGGAATTGGTTATCAGGGATTAATTTACAGGGAAGCCGTAAATAACCTGAATCATTTTTCGAATACTATTTCGGGGCTGAATTTTATTTTTGCCGGATTTAATGCGTTGAATGCAGCCGAGGAAAGAATTGTGCAGCATCTTTTGGCATTGGATCAGGCTAAAATCTATTGGGATTCTGATCAGGTATTTTTAAATGACCCTTATCATGATGCGGGGCTTTTTGTACGCCGATTTAAAGAAAGCTGGAAACATTATAAATCACATCCTTTTGAGTGGATTGTAGATGATTTTTCGCAGTCAAAAAATATTCAGGTAATCGGTACGCCAAAAACCATAGGTCAGGCTAAACTTGCTGGAAGTATAATTGAAAATTTAATTAATGAAAATCCCGCAGAATCTCTGGATAAAGTTGCGGTTGTTTTAGGAGAGGAAAATTTATTAATTCCTGTTTTATATTCGCTTCCGTCTTCGGTTGGGGCACTTAATATTACGATGGGATATTCCGGAAAAAATAACCCTTCTCAAATATTGGTGGCGAAGTTTTTTAAAATGCATACCAACGCGCTTTCACGTGCGGGAGAAAGTTATGTGTTTTATTATAAAGATGTTTTGGATATTCTGACACATCCTTTGGTAGAGCCGTATGCGAACTGCAGTCATCTGGTGAGGATAATAAAAGAGAATAATTATACTTTTATTACACTGAATAAGATTTTGGAGCTTAATCCGGATCCTTCCAGAATGTTTTCTTTATTATTTCAGAAATGGGACAAAGGATCGATCGCGGTTCTTGAAACTATTTCGGCGCTTTTACTTTTAATAAAAGAAAATTTCAGCAATGATAATCAGGAAGAAAAAATAGCTAAGACTTTTGTTTATGCTGTTTTTAAAGTGATAAACAAGCTCATTAATTATTATTCACAGCACAATCATATTGATAATATTAATACACTCCATGCGATTTATAAACAAATCATAGATGTGGCCGAAGTTTCGTTTGAAGGAGAACCGTTACGGGGGCTTCAGATTATGGGGGTTCTGGAAAGCCGTGTGCTTGATTTTGAAACCGTGATTGTAACTTCGATGAATGAAGGCAAATTTCCGGCAGGAAAATCTCAGAATTCATTTATTCCGTATGATGTTAAAAAAGAATTAGGACTGCCGACTTTCAAGGAGAAGGATGCTATTTATACCTATCATTTTTATCATCTGCTGCAAAGGGCGAAAAACATTTACCTTGTTTATAACACCGAAAACGACGGGCTTGATGCCGGGGAACGAAGCCGTTTTATAACGCAGCTTGAAGTTGAAAAACAAAAAAATCACAATCTCACTTTTGATATTTATAATCCTGTTTTGCCTGCAACAGCTTATCAGCCTATGGTGATTCCGAAATCGGAGGCTGTTTTGGAAAGACTGCGCGAAATAGCGGCTGCAGGATTTTCTCCATCGGCATTAACGAGTTATATCCGAAACCCGATCGATTTTTATTTTCAAAAAATTCTCCGAATACGTGAAGTAGAGGAAGTAGAAGAAAATATTGCTTTGAATACACTCGGGACGATTATTCACGAAACATTAAAAGCTTTATATGAGCCTTTTATTGGCAGGTTTATTTCGGAAACAGATCTTTTAAATTGTTTCAAATTACTCGATGATGAAGTTTTGAAACAATTCAGGTTGGTTTACAAAGAAGGAGAAATTAAAAAAGGCCGTAATCTTTTGGCTTTTGAAGTTGCAAAACGTAACGTTTTTAACTTTTTAAAAATGGAGCTGGATTCTTTGAAAAACGGCGATGCTGTTAAAATCATTGCATTGGAACAGACTTACCAGAGAGAACTCGAACATCCCGGTCTGCCTTTTCCGGTTTTAATTAAAGGAAATGTTGACAGAATCGAACTTAGAAACGGCAGAATCAGAATTATCGATTATAAGACCGGAAAAGTCGAAAAAACAAACGTAGTTCTTAAATCCTGGACCGGATTAACTCAGGAGCTTAAAAACGACAAAATAATTCAGGTTTTAGCTTATGCTTATATGTTCGAAAATGAAGCAGGAGATGTACCTGTTGAAGTTGGAATTATTTCGTTTAAAAATCTTAAGTCAGGATTTCTTCCTTTTGGTTTTAAAGAAGAAAAAGACATGGAAGTTATTGTAAGTAAGGTAATTCTGAAAAGTTATCTGGAAGAAATTGTCTTGCTTTTAAGTGAAATATTCAATCCTGAAATTCCATTTGAAGAAAAAATCTAA
- a CDS encoding roadblock/LC7 domain-containing protein yields MVDLNTLVEETGAESGITFNIDGILMESVNLEYDGNVAAMIGMILKMCLEMSEDVNNGDLKQVMIKNNDGIVVANKDQDDNCVALLSKDISKMGLLLRKMDTIFNN; encoded by the coding sequence ATGGTTGATTTAAATACGCTGGTAGAAGAAACAGGGGCAGAGTCGGGAATTACTTTTAATATTGACGGAATTTTAATGGAATCTGTTAATTTAGAATACGATGGAAACGTGGCTGCAATGATTGGGATGATTTTGAAAATGTGTCTTGAAATGTCAGAAGATGTTAATAATGGAGATTTGAAGCAGGTAATGATCAAAAACAACGACGGAATTGTGGTGGCAAACAAAGATCAGGATGATAACTGTGTGGCGCTTCTTTCTAAAGATATTAGCAAAATGGGACTTTTGCTTAGAAAAATGGATACGATTTTTAATAATTAA
- a CDS encoding alpha/beta fold hydrolase has protein sequence MNQVLYKNTKISFTDSGEGTAIVLLHGFLENKKMWTDYVDLFSKKYRVITVDLLGHGESDSLGYVHEMEDNAKAVNKVLENLNIEKAIILGHSMGGYVGLAFAELFPKKIQKLVLLNSTSKEDSEEKKTNRTRAIKAVKQNYTNFVSLAIGNLFSENNRTRLASEIEKAKAEALKTPLQGIIASLEGMKIRKDREELLRKDLFPVLLILGKKDTVLNYEESLPQIKGTSVQLASFDDGHMSQIENKEELKAVLLEFFK, from the coding sequence TTGAATCAAGTACTTTACAAAAACACCAAAATATCTTTTACCGATTCTGGTGAAGGAACAGCAATCGTATTACTGCACGGTTTTTTAGAAAACAAAAAAATGTGGACAGACTATGTTGATTTATTTTCAAAAAAATACCGTGTTATTACCGTCGATTTATTAGGTCATGGCGAATCAGATTCTCTGGGTTATGTTCATGAAATGGAAGACAATGCCAAAGCAGTTAACAAAGTTCTGGAAAACTTAAATATCGAAAAAGCAATCATTCTGGGGCATTCAATGGGCGGTTATGTTGGTTTGGCTTTCGCCGAATTATTCCCGAAGAAAATCCAAAAACTGGTTCTGCTCAATTCTACTTCTAAAGAAGACAGTGAAGAGAAAAAAACAAACAGAACAAGAGCCATAAAGGCTGTCAAACAGAATTATACAAACTTCGTGAGTCTTGCTATTGGCAATTTGTTCAGCGAAAACAACAGAACACGTTTAGCCTCAGAAATTGAAAAAGCAAAAGCCGAAGCCTTAAAAACACCTTTACAGGGAATTATAGCCTCGCTGGAAGGAATGAAAATAAGAAAAGACAGAGAAGAACTGCTGCGCAAAGATTTATTTCCTGTACTTTTAATTTTAGGCAAAAAAGATACGGTTTTAAACTACGAAGAAAGTCTGCCGCAAATTAAAGGGACTTCCGTTCAATTAGCTTCTTTTGATGACGGCCATATGAGCCAGATCGAAAACAAAGAAGAACTAAAAGCCGTATTATTAGAATTCTTCAAATAA
- a CDS encoding sigma-70 family RNA polymerase sigma factor, translating to MVNHKDLKIFEALYKEHFVFFSLTAFSIVKDKHTAKDIVQDFFIYLWEKEEAINFTVSFKAYGAKAVKNLSLQYVEKNKTISLQTKKIAVPKAEEQIAFENIEENKKPKIQTLVEKIPQARREIFISHVVEGLSYAEIAENQNISINTVKTQMKRAYASLRESQKSSFLNFILYFIWLIK from the coding sequence ATGGTAAATCATAAAGATTTAAAAATATTTGAAGCCTTATACAAAGAGCATTTTGTGTTTTTTTCTTTGACTGCCTTTAGCATAGTCAAGGACAAACACACAGCGAAAGATATTGTTCAGGATTTTTTTATTTATTTATGGGAAAAAGAAGAAGCCATAAACTTTACCGTTTCATTTAAAGCTTACGGAGCAAAAGCAGTAAAAAATTTAAGCCTTCAATATGTAGAAAAAAACAAAACCATCAGTTTACAAACCAAAAAAATAGCTGTTCCAAAAGCCGAAGAACAAATTGCATTTGAAAACATCGAAGAAAACAAAAAGCCTAAAATTCAGACTTTAGTCGAAAAGATTCCGCAGGCCAGAAGAGAAATTTTTATATCCCATGTTGTTGAAGGATTAAGCTATGCCGAAATTGCAGAAAACCAGAATATCTCAATAAACACGGTAAAAACTCAAATGAAAAGAGCGTATGCATCCTTGAGAGAATCTCAAAAAAGCTCCTTCTTAAATTTTATCTTATATTTCATCTGGCTGATAAAATAG
- a CDS encoding FecR family protein yields MIPNTKLINVLKEITSDGTFDVSKIASLPPEDQELIKNLQNSGLLEEALLYAESVDVDENWEELQEKLNSDEKSILVNWKSIFQYAAVFLCLLSLVYLFQYKNDRHNEAKIPSDAIQLILENGDIQVLNAEGEQQIIKKDGEVVASQKDNTINYQSDNLRGKLVYNEIKIPNGKTFKVTLSDGTVVNINAGSSLKYPVQFVKGHSREVVLEGEAFFDVAKDKAHPFIVKTRGVDVKVLGTKFNVSSYKEDLDIYTVLVEGSVSLSDKVNQKAILVPGEKGTWNNKNAEIAVDKVDTRFYTEWVNGEIVFRKTAFRDIIIKLERTYDVTIENNRKDILDKKFNASFNKNIESIEKVLETMSKIQGFTYKKEGRLIKIN; encoded by the coding sequence ATGATTCCAAACACAAAATTGATTAATGTTCTAAAGGAAATAACGTCCGATGGAACTTTTGATGTTTCTAAAATAGCATCATTACCTCCTGAAGATCAGGAATTAATAAAAAACCTCCAGAACAGCGGCCTGCTCGAAGAAGCACTGCTGTATGCAGAATCTGTGGATGTTGATGAAAATTGGGAAGAATTGCAGGAGAAATTAAATAGTGATGAAAAATCAATTCTGGTAAATTGGAAAAGTATTTTTCAGTATGCAGCGGTCTTTTTGTGCCTTTTGAGTTTGGTTTATCTTTTTCAATACAAAAATGATAGACACAATGAAGCAAAAATACCTTCTGATGCAATTCAGCTGATTTTAGAAAATGGAGATATTCAGGTTTTAAATGCTGAAGGAGAACAGCAAATAATAAAAAAAGACGGAGAAGTGGTTGCTTCTCAAAAGGATAACACAATTAATTATCAGTCGGATAATTTGAGAGGTAAATTGGTTTACAACGAAATTAAAATTCCCAATGGCAAAACTTTTAAAGTAACGCTGTCTGACGGGACTGTTGTAAATATTAATGCGGGATCTTCATTAAAATATCCGGTTCAATTTGTTAAAGGACACAGCAGAGAAGTTGTCTTAGAGGGCGAAGCTTTTTTTGATGTTGCAAAAGATAAAGCTCATCCGTTTATTGTAAAAACAAGAGGGGTAGATGTGAAGGTTTTAGGAACAAAGTTTAATGTGAGTTCATATAAAGAAGATTTAGATATTTATACCGTGCTGGTTGAAGGTTCGGTTAGTTTATCTGACAAGGTGAATCAAAAAGCAATACTGGTTCCCGGTGAAAAAGGAACCTGGAATAATAAAAATGCAGAAATAGCTGTAGATAAAGTCGATACTCGTTTTTATACAGAGTGGGTAAATGGCGAAATTGTTTTTAGAAAAACAGCTTTTAGAGACATCATCATAAAACTGGAGAGAACTTATGACGTTACAATTGAAAATAACAGGAAAGATATTTTAGATAAAAAATTTAATGCCAGTTTCAATAAAAATATTGAAAGCATAGAAAAGGTATTAGAAACAATGAGTAAGATTCAAGGCTTTACTTATAAGAAAGAAGGAAGGCTTATAAAAATTAACTAA
- a CDS encoding TonB-dependent receptor has protein sequence MKLTTFFLMLSLMKIQAGVYSQNTKLTLNLNNVPVEKLFNKVESVSQYRFLFESSAIDLNRKVTINVKKKGIAEILEEVFKNTDISYSINDRQIILVRKKQQINLTEKHSAEKLAVEQGIEITGVVTDSQNMPVPGANVNEKGTKNGVSTDLDGKFAIRVSGSSSVLVFSFIGFENKEVTVGQSKSLSVILSEQNSALNEVIVVGYGSVKKKDLTGAVATVKSSDILLSPVASPMEALQGRVSGMDIQRGSGKAGTSPKVLVRGNRSLTASQDPLYIVDGIPSSIDNLNTNDIESIDVLKDASSTAIYGSSGANGVIIVTTKKAKAGKTQIDFNSYFGLNGFSSFPAPLTGERWLNYKKDRFYLDNGYEATNLTDLGLNASAVAAIEKGQYVNWIDESLQVGIQQNHNLFMRGGSEKVQGYFSLGYVGEEGIYQNDKMNKFNSRGGIDLKFSDKFKTGFQLILNYSKGSTTNSRINKAYSVYPLGVPFDEDGVVNLYPLEGDPNNISILANNYPGAFADETIGYNVQFNPYLEFEFAKNFKLRSNLGTKFSGNRAGTFQNKNSYNLLTEGRTASEATYNIELAYSYIWENILNYNFKLGKDHEFTATGITSWADSREEGSYMGGNGLDYDDFLFYNMGAVKNLTTRMNTYSQFNRMSFAGRLNYSFKGKYLFQLTNRWDGVSPLAEGNKWSSFPSASVAWRISDEGFMQGTSSWLNNLKLRLGYGVSGSANIDPYSSLTRTSTKTSNLSLGGGTVLPLYVPTEHISNPDLTWERSTNTNLGLDVSVLRNKIDLVAEYYWTNTDGILWDRRLPTSSGGYDAKTPYKKTSNIAASKNEGFELAINTKNIETENFKWSTSFTYTHAKEKLTNIDLGNLSVSQLISEGLFIGQTPAAGGVFYDYKKIGIWQLGQEAEAALYGAKPGDIKLQTVEQFDANGVSDNGVHVYSTKDRMIVGNNVPDYFFGLQNTLKYKNFDFTVFVNGRYGGMMRAQVLGYWNKEAQPSTYDYWTQDNPTNDFPRPGGTFNTQFQSALELVDASYIKIKNITIGYSMPEDFLKKSGLNSLRLYATAYNPFVFSRSHLLKDVDPENGGSDSFPLFKQVIFGLNLSL, from the coding sequence ATGAAATTAACTACATTTTTTTTGATGCTTTCTTTGATGAAAATTCAAGCTGGTGTCTATTCGCAAAATACAAAGCTGACATTAAACTTAAATAATGTTCCTGTCGAAAAGCTGTTTAACAAAGTAGAATCTGTTTCTCAATACAGGTTTCTTTTTGAAAGCAGTGCAATTGACTTAAATAGAAAAGTAACCATTAATGTTAAGAAAAAAGGAATAGCTGAAATACTGGAAGAAGTATTTAAGAATACCGATATCTCTTATAGTATAAATGACCGCCAGATTATATTGGTCAGGAAAAAACAACAGATAAATTTAACAGAAAAACATTCTGCTGAAAAATTAGCAGTAGAACAAGGTATAGAAATTACAGGGGTAGTGACGGACTCCCAAAACATGCCTGTTCCCGGAGCTAATGTTAACGAAAAAGGAACAAAAAATGGTGTGTCGACCGACTTAGACGGAAAGTTTGCCATTCGCGTAAGCGGATCAAGCAGTGTATTGGTTTTTTCCTTTATCGGATTTGAGAATAAAGAGGTAACAGTTGGTCAGAGTAAGTCTTTAAGTGTAATTCTAAGCGAACAAAATTCGGCATTAAACGAAGTTATAGTGGTGGGTTACGGATCTGTAAAGAAAAAAGACTTGACAGGAGCTGTGGCAACAGTTAAATCATCAGATATTCTTTTGAGTCCTGTGGCTAGTCCAATGGAGGCCCTTCAAGGAAGAGTTTCAGGTATGGATATTCAGCGTGGATCTGGAAAAGCAGGCACTTCTCCAAAGGTATTAGTAAGAGGAAACAGATCTTTAACAGCAAGTCAGGACCCGTTGTATATTGTTGACGGAATTCCTTCGAGTATTGATAATTTAAATACAAATGATATTGAGAGTATTGATGTTTTAAAAGACGCTTCGTCTACAGCAATATACGGTTCTTCAGGAGCTAACGGAGTTATTATAGTTACGACTAAAAAGGCAAAAGCAGGAAAGACACAAATAGATTTTAACAGCTATTTTGGATTAAATGGTTTCTCCTCTTTTCCGGCTCCGCTTACTGGAGAGAGATGGCTGAATTATAAAAAAGACAGATTTTATCTGGACAACGGCTACGAAGCAACAAATTTAACCGATTTAGGTTTGAACGCATCGGCAGTTGCAGCAATCGAAAAAGGGCAATATGTAAATTGGATTGATGAAAGTCTGCAGGTCGGAATACAGCAAAATCATAATCTTTTTATGAGAGGAGGATCAGAAAAAGTTCAGGGTTATTTTTCTTTAGGATATGTGGGAGAAGAAGGGATTTATCAAAATGATAAAATGAACAAATTTAACTCGAGAGGAGGAATTGATCTTAAATTCAGCGATAAATTCAAGACTGGTTTTCAATTGATTTTAAATTATAGCAAAGGAAGCACAACAAATAGCAGAATTAACAAAGCCTACAGCGTTTACCCGTTAGGAGTGCCATTTGATGAAGATGGAGTTGTAAATCTTTATCCGTTAGAAGGAGATCCTAATAACATTAGCATTCTGGCAAATAATTATCCAGGGGCTTTTGCAGATGAAACTATAGGTTATAATGTGCAATTTAACCCTTATCTTGAATTTGAATTTGCCAAAAATTTTAAACTGAGATCTAATCTGGGAACTAAATTTTCTGGAAACAGAGCCGGTACTTTTCAAAATAAAAATTCATACAATTTACTGACAGAAGGAAGAACGGCAAGTGAGGCAACTTACAACATAGAACTGGCTTACAGTTATATTTGGGAAAATATATTGAATTACAATTTTAAACTTGGAAAAGATCATGAGTTTACTGCAACAGGAATCACTTCCTGGGCAGATAGCAGAGAAGAAGGATCTTATATGGGAGGGAATGGTTTAGATTACGATGATTTCTTGTTCTACAATATGGGCGCTGTAAAAAATCTTACTACGAGAATGAATACCTACAGCCAGTTTAACAGAATGTCATTTGCTGGACGTCTTAACTATAGTTTTAAAGGGAAGTATCTTTTTCAATTAACCAATAGATGGGACGGAGTTTCTCCCTTGGCAGAGGGTAACAAATGGTCCTCTTTCCCTTCGGCATCGGTAGCCTGGCGCATCAGCGATGAAGGTTTTATGCAGGGAACAAGTTCATGGCTTAATAATCTAAAACTAAGACTTGGTTATGGTGTTTCAGGATCGGCAAATATTGACCCGTATTCTAGTTTAACACGTACATCGACCAAAACCAGCAATCTTTCTCTTGGCGGTGGTACAGTTTTGCCTTTGTATGTTCCTACTGAGCATATTTCAAATCCAGATTTAACATGGGAACGCTCTACAAATACGAATTTAGGTTTAGATGTTTCTGTATTGCGTAATAAAATAGATCTTGTGGCCGAATACTACTGGACCAATACAGATGGTATTTTGTGGGATCGCCGTCTGCCTACTAGTTCAGGAGGTTATGATGCTAAAACACCTTATAAAAAGACGTCTAATATTGCGGCTTCTAAAAATGAAGGATTCGAATTGGCTATAAATACTAAAAATATCGAAACTGAAAACTTCAAATGGAGCACTTCATTTACGTATACCCACGCAAAAGAAAAGCTTACAAATATTGATTTGGGGAATTTAAGTGTCAGCCAGTTAATTTCTGAAGGTCTTTTCATCGGACAAACTCCTGCAGCAGGAGGGGTGTTTTATGATTATAAAAAAATAGGAATCTGGCAATTAGGACAAGAAGCAGAAGCGGCCTTGTACGGAGCGAAACCGGGAGATATTAAACTGCAGACTGTAGAGCAATTTGATGCCAACGGAGTATCTGATAATGGTGTGCATGTTTATTCTACAAAAGACAGAATGATTGTTGGTAACAATGTTCCGGACTATTTTTTTGGATTACAAAACACCTTAAAATATAAAAATTTTGATTTTACGGTATTTGTAAACGGAAGATACGGCGGTATGATGCGTGCGCAGGTACTTGGATATTGGAACAAAGAAGCACAGCCGTCTACATACGATTACTGGACACAAGATAACCCTACAAACGATTTTCCGAGACCCGGAGGAACTTTCAATACGCAATTTCAGTCGGCATTAGAATTGGTAGATGCATCTTATATCAAAATCAAAAATATTACGATTGGCTACTCTATGCCGGAAGATTTTCTTAAAAAAAGCGGCCTGAATTCTTTAAGGCTGTATGCAACAGCTTACAATCCTTTTGTTTTTAGCCGCAGCCATTTATTAAAAGATGTTGATCCGGAAAACGGAGGGTCAGATTCTTTCCCATTATTTAAACAAGTTATTTTCGGTCTTAATTTATCATTGTAA